GTCGGCTACCAGCGGCTTGTACCGCTGCCACCATGCGGATCCGGCGAAATCGGTGTCCCTGGCCGGGAAGAGTTGACGTAGTTGCGCCAACAAGCGCAGGGCTTCGGCCATTCGGGTCCGGTACGTCGCTGTGCTGGAGTGCGGTACCGGGAACAACAGGCCGGCGTTGATCAAGGTTTGCTTGACCTGCGAGGCGGTGAGGTGCCGAGGGGCGTCCGGATGGTGGGCCAGCGCGGTCTCGACCGTGTCGAGTACTTCGCCCTCGGACAGCGCCCCGCTGGTGACGCCCCAAGCCAAGAGCGGAAGTTCGAGGTCTTCGAGCCTGTTCAGCAGGTGTCCGACGAAAACTCCGCCGGGATCGAGCGTCAACTGTGCTTCCTCCTGATCTCGATCTCGCCGTCCATGCCGTGCTCGCGGAGCAATGCGATCTCTTCGTCGGTTATATCGCGAAGCGTGATCGGTGTGGTGGCGAATCGCGCCAACAAGGCCAGTAGCTCATCCGAAGCGTCGGCGGCCGCCGCCAACTCCTCCAGGACCTCGGCGTGCTTCGTCCCGAACTCGACGACGTCCGTGATGGCCGGCTTCGACTTCCTGCGCAGTTGGGCGAGCTGCTCGACCATCGTGCGGGTGGCCCGCTGTCGAGCCGGATCGAGACCGGCGAGCCGGTTCGCCGGGACCGCTTCGAACGCGGTCGTCGTCCACGCACGCCACACTTCCTGGCTGCGCTGCGCCAGTTCAGCCACCGACGAGGCCACTCTCCTGCGCGCGGTGTCGACGGCCCGGTCCTTGGGCAGGCCCGTGGACGCCTGACGCTGCAACTCGGCCAGTCCCCCGTGGATGTCCCCGAGTGGCACGTCCGCTTTCGAGTATTTGCTCAACGCTCGCGCGAGCCGCACCTGTGCAGTGAGGTCGGCCAAGGCCGACTCCAACTCCCGCACGCGCTGAGCCGTGCTCTTGGCAGCCTGCTCTGCGCTGGCACTCGCGTCCAGACGTCGTATCTCCGCCTGCATCCGGAGCGCTCTGCCGAGGACGGAGTTGTCTTCATCCACGTGGAGCATCCTCCATCCCGATCGAGGACCAGGTCGACAAAGCCTCTTTCACCGCTAGGACAGCAGCGTCGCCCTCAGTTGAGGTGCGTTTCTCCGCTTCCGGGAGTTTCGCGGCCAGCCATCGGTCCGCGGCCGTCAGGAAGTCCAGGATGATCTTCAACGAGGCGCCCCGGTCCGTTGCGGCAACCTTGATCTCCAGTGACCGCCGCCTGTCTTCACCCATTTCGGTGTCGGACAGTCGGCTGAGGTCGCTCGCGAGCGTAGCTATCACACGCCAATCCGCTTCGGCCGCCTTGTCGATCAGATCGCGTAGTCGGATCTCATCCTCGCGACTCGTCGGCCCCAACCCCACTCGGGGAGCCTCGTCCAGCGCGACTCGAACCGCTTCCACCGTTCTCGGCCCGCTTGCCTTCTCGGGCAACAGGACGCGTATCCGCTCCAGGATCGAGCGCAAAGCGTCGGCCTGCGCGGCCACCCACTTGTCGATGTTGCTGAACCCGCTGACGGCTTCACCCGGGACCCAGTCGGGTACCGACTCCGGTCGCCACAGCCACTCCCAAGAGGCGCGGGCGAGCAGGGGCAGTGCCCGTGCCGCGTCGATCAGACGAACCTCCCCGCTGCCTTGAGCGACTCCGAGTCTGCTGCGCAAGCCCTGCACCATCTCCGGACGGGAACGCAGGTGTCGATCCAGCGCCTCGTTCCACGTGGCCGTCCGGGACTCGGCATCCGCGCGACCCCACCCCTGCCCGTCGTCGAAGACGACGGCCAAAAGGTCCGCCTCGTCCATCCCCGGCCATGCCCGGCCCGCGAGGACGCCCCCCAGCAGAGCAGCCCGCATGCCTGTGACCAGGTGGTCGTCGGAGAGTTGTCCGTGCCGCTCCACGGCAGCCGTGAGGTGCCGCTCACCGGATTCGGCGATGGAGGCCAGTTTGCGGAGGTCGACCGCACGCCCTTCCCCGGAGGTCTCCAACCGCACGAGTCCTTGGAAGAATTGACTTGTGACGGCCTTGCGCTCGAAGCGGATGGGGGCGGACTCGCTGTTCTTCTCGCCGTACGCGTCCTCGATCGAGACCGTTTTCGAACTGATGGGCCAAGCCTTGTCGGTGAATGCTTTGCCCTGCTCGCGCATCGGGGGGTTGGTCCACGAGAACCGCCTGAGCACGGCCTCCACGATGATCTTGCGCACTTCCCTCGCCACGCCCTGGTCGAGCATGGTGCCACGACCCGCCCAGTTCTCGATCGCATCGACCTTGGGCTGTGGCTTCGGTCGCGTCACGCCTGTCGGCTTGCGCTCTTCGACCGGCGCTTTCGGTTGCTTTCCGCCAGAAGTCGGCGGCGGTCCAGGTGGAGGCTCGGGCACGTCCTTGTTGATCGAACGCACGCGGAAAGTGCGAAGGATGTCGTCGTTCATCTCGCGGAGCGCGCGCGGAGCGTCACCCCAGAACTCCACGACGAACGCGTGCCGATCGACGTCTTCCGGGTCCTCCGTCTCGATCAAGCTGGACACCTCGGTGCTGAGTGCGGCGTCCTGCTCGGCCCTCGGAAATCGCAGGCGAGCGCTGCTGTCCGGGAAGGTTCCATCCGCGAGGGAGCGCGCGTGGTCGATCAGTACCGGCCTGATGACCTTGCCGAGGACCGTGCGGGGGACGAACGCCCCCTCCTTGTCGGCGGTGGAGTGCACCATGCGGAGAAGAGCGGAACGGTTGAACGGGTACAGGCCGTAACCTTCCGACGACCTCCCGAACCGCTCGTGGCACTCGGCCTCGAACATGCAGCCGCCGCACCGGCTCTTCTCCAACTCCTCCTTGCTGAGGTCTTCCACGGTGCCGTCGACGCGGGCTACGTTGAGGTACCGGCCTACGAAAGAGGCGATCTGCTCGGCCTCGTCCTCACGTTCGTCGAACGTCACGTCGAGCCGGAAGACGTGGCCCCCACTCGCGGCGCCAATGCGGGTCAACGCGGTCTCGGGCAGGAGATCGGTGAAGTACCCGGTGGTCACCGCCATGAGTGTTCTGATCGGCGCGAGGCGCATTTCGCCTTCGCGGATGGCCGGTTCGGTGAGTGCGTCGAGGAGTTCTCCTTGAACACCCTGGATGAGGGCGAAATCCTCGATCAGCAGGAGGATCTCCCGGCCTTGCCTGGCGTACACCGCTCGAACCTTGAGCAGCGCGTCGGTGAGACGGCCGGCAGCGAGGTTCGCCGCGGAGCGGAGGGCCGCCTCCAGGTGATCGTTCAACAGGCCGATGGCGGCTTCCTTCAACCCCGTCTTGGTGTTGATCAGGCCGACCAGTCGCTTCGACTTGTCGGCGGCCAGTTGCACGTCCTTGATCCTGAACGGGAGATCGTCGGCCGTGAACCCGCGGGGACGCTCGGATGATTCGGCACCCCGGTCGCGGAGCAACTGCTCCGCGAGCCGGTGGACGAATCCGTCGGGCTGGAGCAGGTACCCCTGGAAGTGGGGGTCTTGCAGGATCAGTGCCAACCCGGCGGGTCCGACGAGCCCGCGCTCGAGGGCCGGAAGACCGGCAGGTTTCGTGCCCGCCAGCGACTCGTTCAACGAGTTGACGATCCTGCGAGCCAGGGCTGCCGGGTCGACTTGGGCGCTGAGGGACGAGATGTCTCGCTTCAACGTGTCGAGCGAGGCGTCTTCGACATCGGAGAGCAGTGCGGTGATGACGGCCTTGAGGCTCGTCTGAGTCTTCTCGAGGTAGATGACCTTCTGGTGTGGTTGAGGCTGTAGCTTCTCCCTCACCCAGCGCACCAAGTGCGACTTGCCTGAGCCCGATTCGCCGACCAGCGGCATCAATAGCGTGCCGCTGTCCGCCTTCCGACTGGTGAATTCCTCCAAGACGGCGTGCTCGTCGACGACGTCGCCGGAGCCGACCAAGCCGCGCTGGACCAGCCGAGCACGGCTGATCTTGAGCGGCGTGTGCGTAGCGAGGAACAGCCCCGAGGACGGGATGACCGCCTCGGTGCTGATTCGCGAGGCCGCGGAGTCGGGAGTCCAGCACAGGTAGCCCGCGAGATCAGCCACGGGGAGCCTCCAGAACCGTGATCGAACTGAACGTCCTGGGGAAGCCGGGTTGATCGGGATCATGGAGGTACAGGAGAGAACGGGCGTCGTCGTCCTGCTCCAGCCGGATCCACCTCTCGTCGTGTAGGCGCAACAACGCGAACGACAGCGACGGCCCCGCGTGGTTGGTGTCCGGTGGTTCGATACCCACCGCCGTCGAGAAGGAGCCGCCGGGCAGCACCGGAAGGGCGCCGCGGAGCTCTCCCAGCACCGTGGAGGGACCGAGTGATTGCCCGGGTTCCCAGCGGGACAACACCGTTCTCCGCACGGCGGCCGTGCAATCCGGTGTGAGCCGTGCCCGTTGCGATCCACCGTCGCCTGTGAGGGCCGGAGTGCAGAAACCCAGGGCGCTCGACCAGGAGCAAAAGGGGTTCCACCGGGTGTCGTTGACGATCGGGGCCCCCAACTCGTCCTTGATGGCATGGGGTTGGAGGGTCTGCACCTCCGCCCACCCCAACGGCGCTGACGTCGGATCGATCGTCAGGAACCAGCACAGGGCCCGGACCAGGTCGCGTGGACCTGACTGCGACGGATCCTCGCCGACGCGAGTGTTGTTCTCCGTAGCGAGGATCGCCTGGCGCAGTACGTCCACGATGGAATCGTGGTCCACCTCGAGCGGGCCGGTCGGGCTCAACACGTCGTTGTCGCGGTTGATCACGCCGAGTTCGGCCAGCGATGACACCGAGCGGTCGAACACCTTCCGACCGTTGATGCTCGGAGGACAAAGCAGCGCGCGCGCCCGCTCGACGTCCACAGGCTTGCCTACGTGTGCGAGCAGCCGCAACACCACGATGAGGTACTGCGGCAACGGGTCATCGACGTTCAACAGGCCCACTTCAGAGAGCCCTTTCTGCTACTTCGACCGAGATGCTTGCGGGGTGGATGTCGCGGAAGGCGAGCGGCTTGACGGGGTGGAGCAGGTCCTGGGGGTGGACCAAGTACGTGATTCCAGGTCCGTCAAGACGTGCCTCGATCATGGGGTGCCAGCCTCCGACCGTCCCGGTCACCCAGATGAGGGGCGTATCGGTTGTCGTCAACAGCAACTCGTCGACGTCGAAGATCATCGGGTGCGGCAACGCCATGCGTTGGATGTCGGCGGCCTCCTGCTCGGTCAACCCGGGACCGCCGATGATCGCCATCCCTCGTTTGCACAGCCTGCTCACCAGGCCCGGCACGAGATTCCTCCGCTGGGAGTCGTTCGTCCACCAGATACCCAGCAGCGGAGTGCTCACGGAGCGGAACCGGGCGAGCGGATCGCCCGAGTCGGCGAGGGGCCAGGCGATGTCAGGGCTGGGGTCCCACGCCGTGTGGTAGAACCCGGTCGCCGTTGGGCCTGTTCCCCGACAGTGCGGGCACCCGCGACAGGCCGCCGCTGCGGCGAGCTCGGTGTCCCGGAACGTAGTCGTGTAGTAAGCCGCCAACTCCTCGCCGATGCAACGCCTTCCGGACATCGCAGTCTGCAAGCGCTGCAACGCCTCCCACTGCGCTCGAACGATGGCCCGCCCGGTCTCTTGGATACGACTCTTGAAATACGTCGAGTCATTGGTTCGCCCGTGTAGCGAAACCCTGGCCCGGGTCGGAAGTTCACCAAGATGGCTCAGAAGGCGGCGAGCCCACTGTTCGTCCGTCTCCTCCTCCGCGCGGGACATACGAGTGGGCGGGTGGAGTTCGATCAGGTCTGCGCGGACCATCAGGTTGAGGGTGCGCACGTTCCACATCCGATTTTGCCGGCCCGTCTGCGGGAGGTGCGGTGGTCGGGTGTCCAGGTCGAGGTCGAAGACCACTTGGCCGTCGTCGTGCCTGCACTGACGGAACATCGCGTCCCATCGGTCCCATGCTTTGTCGGGACCGATGATCACCTGGGCGTTCAACTTCTTCGCGACCGGCCTGTCGGCCTTGGCCGTGGCGATGTAGGCGATGGACGGCCGGCCGTCGCGTCCTCCTCGCCCGACCTCCTGGTAGTAGCGGTCCACGGTCTCCGGCAGGCAGGCGTGCACAACCGAGCGCACGTCGGGTATGTCGATCCCGAGGCCGAAGGCCGACGTTCCGACGACCACGTCGAACCTGGTCGGGCAGGTACCGGTGGCAGTCCTTCCTCCCCAGCCCTCCAGGGCGGCTCGCCGTTCTTCAGCCGTGGCGTCTCCCGTGACGGAGGTGACTCGAGCCATCCCCGACGACTTGAGCGCCGCGACCCAATGGCGGGCGTCCTCGACCTTCGAGACGTAGAGTGCCAACGGTCGGGGAAGCTTGGTCACCGCCTCGAGCACCGCCGCCGCTCGTTCATCCCTGCCGTCGAACGCGTCGACGTAGAAGCTCGGTTCACTGCGGATCTGGGCGGCCCACACGACGTTGGTGCCGGCAGGTCCGCCGAACAGCCGGGTGATCGTTTCGAGTTGCAGGTCGGTGAGGGTGGCGCTCAGCGCCACCAGGCGGGGAGCGCCACCCTCAGGAGCCTGGAGGCGCCAGTTGCGCAGTTGGCTGGCTATGGTCTGGAACTCCGGCCTGAAGTTGTTGCCCCACTGCTCGACGAGATGCGCCTCGTCGAGGACCACCATCCGCAGCATGCCCGCCTCCGCGGCCGCCTGCAGGTGCTGGGAGAGTCCCGTTGCCACGGCCTCGGGGGAGGTGAACAGCACCCTCTGCCGCCCGGTGCGCACCCGCTGCGTGATCTGCTGTTTCTCTTCGGGACTCAACTCGCTGCTGTACGCGCAGCTGTCCATCGAACCGGTCATCTTCTGCACACGCCGCTCAAGGTCGATGGCCAATACCACCGTCGGAACGATGACCAGCGTGAGTCCCTGCGGTCGTCCTAGCAGAGCAGCGGCCAGGACGGTCTCCGTCTTGCCGTGGCCGGTTGGCAGACAGACCACCGTGGTGCTCCCCGGAGGTGCGAGCAAGACTGAGCGCGCCGCCTGCTGCTGACCGCGAGACCGGTAGTGGGTGTAGTCCGGGCCCAGCGCCGCAGACCAATACGGATCTGCGAGCGGACCGTTCAGGTTCCGGCGAGTCTTCGACTGCAGCCCGCGGTAGACCTCGCGGAGGTCCTCGAGCGCAACCTTGCGCGAGTGTTGAGAGGCCCCCTCGCGCTCGGGCGTCCACTCGTCAGCCCAGACGCGCAGTTCGCCGCCGGGACCGTGCAGGACGCTGCATCCGGCCGACTCCCAGATGCCCTTCCCCGGTAGCGGCTGGGTGTTGGGAACCACCAGGGCGGACAGGGTGCTGCCGGATGCTGCTTCCAGCAACACCTGGCGAGCGAGCACGGCCACGTCGAGGGCGCCCGCGGAGTCGTCGGCCAGGCCGCGCAGGGCATCGGCCAAACGGCGGGACGTTCCAGCGAATCCCTCCGAGTCGGGAAGACTCGGCCAGTCGCTGAACATCTGTTGGGCCGCGTACCAGCCGTCAGCGGACACGGGGCGCTCCCGGGACTCGTACCAAGCAGACCGCTGCGATCAGTCTGGTCACCGGGTTCGACAGGCCGTTCACGAGCGCCTCCGCGATGTCCGTGTCGAGAAGGTAGCTGTCGACATCGCTGACGAGGTGGCCTGCGGCTTTCCGAGCTTGCGCCTGAGCCCGAGAGACGGCCATCCGCTGTTTGGCCGCGGCTTGTGCCTCGTCGCACAACTTGCGCAGATCGGTCACGACCGTCATGTGCTTCCGACTCGCTGCTTCCGCCGCCGTGGTGGCTTCCTGGTACTCGTCAGGGCCGCCGAAGATCTCGAACAGATCCCGCAGCCGTGCGCCACTGTAGTTTTTGTCCTTCCGCGCGTTCTTGTCGTAGGGCATGTCCAGCCAACGACGTTGAGCTTCGTCGACGACGGGTTCGCCGGTGGTGGCGTCGATCCACACCCTGACCGAGAACGGCGTGAGTACGCGGTCCGCCTGGCGTCGCAGGGCCTTCTCCGCGTCGGTGTGCTCGGTGACGAGAGCCGCTGCCGGTGCGATGTCAGCTTCCACGAGGTAGTCGAAACCGAAGTAAGGGTCGGCTCCGATGGTCTGGTACTTGTACGGCCTGCTGAAAGCAGTCGCTTGACCCCGATCATCGTGCCATGCCCACTCCGCGAGCGCGTCGGTCAGGGGGTTGCCCGAGCGGAAGATCCTCGTGCCGGGCTTCTTCAACGCCACCGACCGGTTGAAGACACCTTCGACGTTCGCGCTGCCCACCCGGTGGACCGTTCGGTGCCAGAGGCGGGGATCGACCAGTGGTTTGGAGTTGCGGAGGTCGAACACCTCGGTGCCGTTGCCCGGGCGGTGGCGCAACCCGATGCCGCCGTCGGTTTCTGACGTGAACCCGGACAGCGCCGCCTCGAAGGCCCTCCACTCCGTCTCGAACCGGATCAGCTTCGAGGCGATACCGGTGTCCTGGACAGCGGAGTGGTGGATCGCCTCCAGCATGTCCATCTTCTCGATCTCTTCGCGGGCTTCGTCGAGGGCGGAGCGGATCACTTGCGTCTGACCGTGGACGCCGGCCGGCCCTTGCCGCATCCCCTGCGACCACACACCGCTGATGCTGTCGGCGATGGCGTCTTGGAGGGTGGACACCGAGTCGTGGAACAACTCGTACCCTTCGACGAGGAGGTCGGTCCAGGCGTCGGTGAAGGTCACGTCGCCCTGTGCGGAGGTCAAGCGGTACTGATCCGCGGGGCGGGAATGGCTGACCGCGTCGACGCTCCGGTAACGGTCGATCCGTCCCAGTCGTTGTTCGAGTTGGTTCGGCGACCAGGGCATCCTCAAGTGTAGGGCGGCTTCGGCGAGTTGCAGGTTCAACCCGTCCTCGCCTGAGTCGTCCACGACGAGCAACCTGACCCGTTCTCCGCGAGGGTTGAACGGCGCGGCCCACGCCCGTACAGCGTTGTGGGCATTTTCGGGACCGGCTCCGTGGGTGTGCTCGCCGACTCCGACCTTCGACGCGGTTGCCCGCAGGTGGTCTGCGAGCAGTTCGCCCAGTTGCCCTGGGCCGCAGAAGACGACCGTCCTCCGGTACTTCAGGAGAACGCTCGACAGGGCTTCCGAAAGGCGCTCGAGCGCTGACTTCCGCAATTTTGCGGTGTCCAGTCTCTCGAGTTCCGCCAGCAGTTCGCGCTCGGAAGCCACGATCGGAGCAGCGTGGAGTGCTCGCCGTTCCTCGGTGGAAAGATGGGCGCGCTCCGCCGCCGGTCCGTCGGCGTTCATCCTCCAGCGCAGCGTGTCGAGGAGGTCGTCGACGACGATTCCGCTGCGTGAGACGAGGATCTTCAGAACGGCACCATAGAGTTGAGCGTCGGTGTTCGGGCCGACCTGATCGAGATGGTCGCCGACTCTCGCGTGCCAATCCAGGACCGCGTTTTCGGCCGTGTCGTGGGCTTCGGCATCCAGGTTCAACACCGTTGGCACCTGCCGGCCTCGGACGTCATAACCCGGAAATTCGTCTTCGAGTTCCTCGTCGAGCACGTTCGCTCGCCGGTTCCGGATCACCCTTCGGTGCAGGCGGTACGTTTCGCTCACGTGTGCGCGGAGTTCCTCGACGCGGGTTTTCAATGTTTCATCGGAAATCCCGGGCCGCAGCTCGAAATCTTCATCGATCAGTTCGAGGACCTGAGAACTCAACAGTTCGAACTGTGGATCGTGGACGCCGAGCAGTGTGCGGATCTCGGCGACCGACGACTCCAGGTAGACCGTGAACTGCGAGTCCAGTGCGTAGATGCTGTCGGCGAGCGCCAGTCTGCGGCGATATCGCTCCGCGAACTGGTCCGCATCCGCCCACGAGTAGATCTTCGGATCGAGCAGGTGCAGCAGACCCAGGTGCGTCTTGAAGTACGAAGTGGTGGGGGTCGCGGACAGCAGCAGGACTTTTTCGATGGAGTGCGCAAGCGCGCGCAACTGGGGGTAGGAGGATTCGGACGGGTCCTCCACCTGGGTCAGGCGGTGGGCCTCGTCCACGACAAGCAGGTCCCACCCGTGGTGATCGGCCCAGGTAGAAGGGTCGTCGTGGGGGCGGATCTTGATCGAGGCCCAGGGGAAGTCGTCGGTGAAGAACTTTTCGATGAGTTCCTCGCGCCACTGGCGGCGAAGGTTGTCCGGAGTCAACAGGACGATTCGTGCGCGTGGGTTGTCGATCAGCGTCTGCCTGATCACGAACCCCGCTTCCACTGTCTTTCCCAATCCCACCTCGTCCGCGAGGAGGTAGCGCTGTACAGGGTCGGAGAGGACCGTTAGCGCGGCGTACACCTGATGCGGGTAGATCTCGACTGCCGATGAAAGGAATCCGGCGATGTTGGCACTTGCGCCGCGTTCGGTGATCAACCCCTGTAAGAATGGGAGTCGGGTATTGCGGAAGTAGCCTGACTCGTGTGCGCCGACTCCGAGAACCGCAGCCGGGTCAGTGTGGTCTCCGTCCCACCTGACCCGCAACTGTGCCGATGGGATGGGGAAGTCGTACCGGTGGTTCGGGAACGTGATGTAGTACTTGCCGTCCACAGCGCTCGCGACCCGCCCGGGTAGCCACCGCCCGGTATCCGGGTTGCGCCAGTACACCCTGGTCGCCGGCCCCAAGGCAACTGGCTTGCAGTCGCGGGATTGAACGAAAGTCGACTTCGCTACCGGCACCGCGACGGAGGCGAAGAAATCGATGCGCACCTCTGTATCGCGCACCTCGCCAACAGTGCCCACACCAGGACTCCCCGGGTACTCGACGAGGTCGCCAACAGCGAATCGGTTATTCATTCCTTCACCCCACGAGTAATGCGGCGGCCTTGGGTTCGCCACATGTCGAGCAGAATATCCGTCCGTGCAGGTGAGAACGTGGCACCGACCAACCCCCTGATGCGCACGCGCCCCTCCCTGGCGGACCGCCACCGTACGTGGCGCTCCCTAAGCTACCGGGCACCACCGACATCGGGTGCGCCGACGCACGACTCACCAACAGTGTGCTGGTACGGGGCTTGATCGGCTAGGAGATGGGTTGCGTTACGGAGTCGATCACGCCGTTAGCATCCTGGAACGTTTTGCCCATCTCCGGACCTGACCTGGCAGTAGGTACCTGTCGCCTGTTACCGAGCCTGCCACATCAATGCGGCGCCAGTGCCTAGCACGTAACCGATCTGTCGTTGCCCCTGCCCGCAATGGCCTATCCACCAGCGCCTACCGGTCGCCTCGACGGGGCTGACGAACCCCCACGAGGTGCGCAGCAGGCGACGCGGGGCTGTTGTCGTGCCCTATCGTGAATGCCCTCGGAGTTGAATGACCGGACCACGGTGGTCGGGGGTGACCCTTCGCTCAGCAGACGGTCTGACTCTGCTCCCGCCGGTGGGCACAGGGCCGACTGGGGTGATGACCGAAGTGCGGCGGCGGTGCCGCAGGTTCGTGGGGTGTTTCACGCATCTGCTGCAGGCGAAGGGGTCGATCGTGTGGTTCGCGGCCGGACGTGGCCGCCTCAACCCCGCCCGAATCTTCGATGATGTCCCCAGTACGCCCGACGACCTGAGTCGGTGACCCGGTGGGCGGGCACCGTTGTGCCCGCCCACCGTCCAGGTTCAGTCGCGGAACAGGGCTTGGGCGTCGAGCTTTCCCCAGCCGTAGCGCGGGTTCCACACCGGACCGGTGGTCGCGTCGCGGCGGGCGGTGATGCGGAGGCGTTGTTGGACTTCCTCCGGGGTCAGGCGGGGTTCGCGTTGGAGCATCAAGGCGACGATCCCGGCCACGAACGGGGTCGCCATGCTGGTGCCCTGGATCGTCACGTACTTGCCGGACGGGTGTTGCCGGGCCGCCAGGCGCGGTTCCGTGGCCAGCTCCGAGCCCGCCGACAGCGCCGCCGTGACGACCTGGCCGGGGGCCACGATGTCCGGTTTCTGCGCGCCCGAGCGGGTGGGGCCCTGGCTGGAGAACGTGGACAGGGTGTCCACCGACAGGCCCGGCAGGGTCGCGTCGCCCTGTGGTCCCTCGAACTTGTTGCGGCTGATCAGGGAACCCACCGCGATCGCGCGTTCCTCGGTCGCGGGCATGCCGAGGGAGTAGCCCTCCAGCGGCGCGCCGGGGAACATCAGGCGGCCGCCGTCGACCGACCCGGCCCACGCGTGGACTTCGCCGTGCACGACGGACAGCGGCGTGACGCGGATGGTCCACCGGTCGTCGACCGTGCCGTTGATCATCAGGAACGTCAGGTTCTGCTCGCGGTTGACCGGGTTCTCCACGAAGTCGGCGACGAACGTGCCGTCCGGGGTGGTCTGCTCGCCGGTGTTGGGCTCGAACCGCGTGCCGCTGGGCGTCTCCACGAACACGTCGACCTCGTCGCCGCGCGGGATCCACACGTCGCAGAACACCAGCCCGGTGTCCGGGACCCGCACGGTGAACGTCAGTTCCTCGCCGACCACGAGCCTGCCTTGCGCGTGCACGCCGTCGTCGCCCTCGTTGCCCGCCGCCACGACCACGATCCGGCCCGGCCCGGTGGCGCGGGCGATCTCGTTCTCGATGGCGGACGTGCCGTCGTGGGCGCCGAAGTGCCCGCCCAGGCTGAGGCTGACGACGGCGGGCCGGTCGCCGGCCAGGTCGAACGCCTGGCGGATGCCCTCGATGATGTGCACGTCCAGCAGCGGCTCGGCGCGCACGCCCATCAGCGACGCCTCGGGCGCCACCCCGCGGAAGCGGTGGTCGGCCGTGCCGCGACCGTTGCCCGCGGCGATGGACGCGCAGTGCGTGCCGTGGCCACCGGGGTCGCCGGTGGGGATGGCCGGGCCGCCGTTGAGCGCCTTGTTGATCGCGCCCGCGTCGAACACGTCGAACTTGGACTCCTCCGTGCCCTCCGGGACGTGCGCGTGCACGAACCGCTCCAGCCGGGTGGTGCCGTCGTCGTGGCGGAAGTCCGGGTGCGTCCAGTCGATCCCGGTGTCCACCACGGCCAGCAGCACGCCCGCGCCGGTGAGGTCGGTGTGCGCGGCCTGGACGGTGTCCAGCCCGGTCACCGGCCCGCGCGCCCGGTCCATGCGGGTGAACATCTCCTTGGGCGCCTCGGCCCGCAGCAGCCACGGCTGTCCGTCCAAATCGGACAGTGCCGCCACCGGCACGCCCGCGAGCACCACCACCTGACCCGAGGATCCGGGGTCCGGCGGCGCGGACACCACGCTCCCGCCCGCTGCCTCCAACCACTCCTCGGCGGCCGCCAGTTCCGCCGACCGCACCAGGAGCTTCACCGTGGTGCGGCGCGGCGCGGTCTCCCGCCCCAACGTCCGCGCCCCGATGCTCTCCTCCACCGGCAGGTCCGACTCCGCGAACGCCGCCGCCCCGCGCAGCCGCGCGTCCAGCACCGTGTCCCGTCTAGGCTCCATAGCCTCGCCCTTCAGCCTCGCTGGAGCGACCTGAGGGTCCGGGGTCCTTCGACGGCGAGCACCCAGGTCTGCTGACCGATCCGGCGCACCGCGGGCGGCGTGACGGTACCGATGACCGAGCCCGGGCCGCTGCTGGTGACCTCCATGCCGAGCGCCACCAACCACTCGACGGCCTGCCCGACCTCCACCGTCCCCCGCAGCCGCACCACAGCGGTCCGCCGGTCACCGTCCCCGGCTTCCCGGCACCACCGCTCCAGCTCCGGGGCAACCACCCCGCGCCTGGGCTCCACAGCGGCAACGCTACCTCCCGCGTGCACCTCCACCCTGGGTATCGGCCGTGCGGGGGAGTCGTTAGCGCCC
This DNA window, taken from Saccharothrix variisporea, encodes the following:
- the dpdH gene encoding protein DpdH, whose product is MADLAGYLCWTPDSAASRISTEAVIPSSGLFLATHTPLKISRARLVQRGLVGSGDVVDEHAVLEEFTSRKADSGTLLMPLVGESGSGKSHLVRWVREKLQPQPHQKVIYLEKTQTSLKAVITALLSDVEDASLDTLKRDISSLSAQVDPAALARRIVNSLNESLAGTKPAGLPALERGLVGPAGLALILQDPHFQGYLLQPDGFVHRLAEQLLRDRGAESSERPRGFTADDLPFRIKDVQLAADKSKRLVGLINTKTGLKEAAIGLLNDHLEAALRSAANLAAGRLTDALLKVRAVYARQGREILLLIEDFALIQGVQGELLDALTEPAIREGEMRLAPIRTLMAVTTGYFTDLLPETALTRIGAASGGHVFRLDVTFDEREDEAEQIASFVGRYLNVARVDGTVEDLSKEELEKSRCGGCMFEAECHERFGRSSEGYGLYPFNRSALLRMVHSTADKEGAFVPRTVLGKVIRPVLIDHARSLADGTFPDSSARLRFPRAEQDAALSTEVSSLIETEDPEDVDRHAFVVEFWGDAPRALREMNDDILRTFRVRSINKDVPEPPPGPPPTSGGKQPKAPVEERKPTGVTRPKPQPKVDAIENWAGRGTMLDQGVAREVRKIIVEAVLRRFSWTNPPMREQGKAFTDKAWPISSKTVSIEDAYGEKNSESAPIRFERKAVTSQFFQGLVRLETSGEGRAVDLRKLASIAESGERHLTAAVERHGQLSDDHLVTGMRAALLGGVLAGRAWPGMDEADLLAVVFDDGQGWGRADAESRTATWNEALDRHLRSRPEMVQGLRSRLGVAQGSGEVRLIDAARALPLLARASWEWLWRPESVPDWVPGEAVSGFSNIDKWVAAQADALRSILERIRVLLPEKASGPRTVEAVRVALDEAPRVGLGPTSREDEIRLRDLIDKAAEADWRVIATLASDLSRLSDTEMGEDRRRSLEIKVAATDRGASLKIILDFLTAADRWLAAKLPEAEKRTSTEGDAAVLAVKEALSTWSSIGMEDAPRG
- the dpdG gene encoding protein DpdG, translated to MNVDDPLPQYLIVVLRLLAHVGKPVDVERARALLCPPSINGRKVFDRSVSSLAELGVINRDNDVLSPTGPLEVDHDSIVDVLRQAILATENNTRVGEDPSQSGPRDLVRALCWFLTIDPTSAPLGWAEVQTLQPHAIKDELGAPIVNDTRWNPFCSWSSALGFCTPALTGDGGSQRARLTPDCTAAVRRTVLSRWEPGQSLGPSTVLGELRGALPVLPGGSFSTAVGIEPPDTNHAGPSLSFALLRLHDERWIRLEQDDDARSLLYLHDPDQPGFPRTFSSITVLEAPRG
- the dpdF gene encoding protein DpdF gives rise to the protein MSADGWYAAQQMFSDWPSLPDSEGFAGTSRRLADALRGLADDSAGALDVAVLARQVLLEAASGSTLSALVVPNTQPLPGKGIWESAGCSVLHGPGGELRVWADEWTPEREGASQHSRKVALEDLREVYRGLQSKTRRNLNGPLADPYWSAALGPDYTHYRSRGQQQAARSVLLAPPGSTTVVCLPTGHGKTETVLAAALLGRPQGLTLVIVPTVVLAIDLERRVQKMTGSMDSCAYSSELSPEEKQQITQRVRTGRQRVLFTSPEAVATGLSQHLQAAAEAGMLRMVVLDEAHLVEQWGNNFRPEFQTIASQLRNWRLQAPEGGAPRLVALSATLTDLQLETITRLFGGPAGTNVVWAAQIRSEPSFYVDAFDGRDERAAAVLEAVTKLPRPLALYVSKVEDARHWVAALKSSGMARVTSVTGDATAEERRAALEGWGGRTATGTCPTRFDVVVGTSAFGLGIDIPDVRSVVHACLPETVDRYYQEVGRGGRDGRPSIAYIATAKADRPVAKKLNAQVIIGPDKAWDRWDAMFRQCRHDDGQVVFDLDLDTRPPHLPQTGRQNRMWNVRTLNLMVRADLIELHPPTRMSRAEEETDEQWARRLLSHLGELPTRARVSLHGRTNDSTYFKSRIQETGRAIVRAQWEALQRLQTAMSGRRCIGEELAAYYTTTFRDTELAAAAACRGCPHCRGTGPTATGFYHTAWDPSPDIAWPLADSGDPLARFRSVSTPLLGIWWTNDSQRRNLVPGLVSRLCKRGMAIIGGPGLTEQEAADIQRMALPHPMIFDVDELLLTTTDTPLIWVTGTVGGWHPMIEARLDGPGITYLVHPQDLLHPVKPLAFRDIHPASISVEVAERAL